The region CAATCAGATAAAAGGAAACTGTAATAATAGAAACAATCAAAGTTGGAAATAAAAGCTGATACCTAAGCCCTGGCATCATCAGTTTCGCTCTTCCTGCTTGAATTAGATTACCAAGGCTTGGAATATTTAATGGTAGCCCTAAGCCAAGATATGTTATGAATACTTCACTTCCTATCACAGACGGAATAGATAGTGATACTCTCATCAGAATAACGGAAATCAGATATGGCATGCAGTTCTTTCGAAGGATTCTTGATGTACTAGTTCCAAGCATTCGAGATGCTATATTAAATTCCTTATCCCTAATTAATAGCATCTGATTTCTAATAAATCTTGCCATTTGAATCCACCCAGTTGCACAAAGTGCAAGTATTAAAGTCGGTATTCCTGGTCTTAATATATAGGAAATTAAGATTAGTACAATTGTAGAAGGAATATTATCAAGCAGATTATAGATTTCTGTAAAGAATGCATCAAGCTTTCTAACATAACCCCATAGTAATCCAACTATAGTTCCGATGAAAGCCTCCAAGAAGGATACGGTAATTCCTAAAAACAAAGAAGTTCTAGTACCTGCCCATGTTCTGCTCCATAAGTCCTGCCCTATCGAATTTGTACCAAACCAGAAGTCCTTATTCGGTGCTTGATTTCTAATTTGCTGCCCTGTTTTCCTACTGTTATAGATTAGATTCGGATCCTTTTGCTTTGGTAAGTAAGGCTGTATTGTTATAAAAACAATTAATAACAAAAGGACAAACAAGAAAAACATTGCAAAGCGATTTTTTGCAAAGGTTTTCCATGTGGTCTTCCAATATGAATCTTCTTCTATATCCCTAATCTTATTTTCTTCTATGATTCGATTCGCAAAACGAAAGGAGTCTAACTCTGATGCATTTGCCCACTCTTTCGTTTTTTGTTCTCGCCACGTCATCTAAGCACCTCCCCTTGAAGTTAATTTCACTCTAGGGTCAATAAGACAAAGTAGGATATCTCCTAACAGAACCCCTAAGATTCCTGTTACTGCAAATAAAATGACAATTGCCTGTACCATCGTATTATCTTGTCTTTGAATCACCTGAACAAGCAACCCTCCCATTCCTGGAATACTATATAACGACTCTACATAGATTGAGCCTATCATTGTATTAAAGATGGAGTTTGGTAGATACTGAATCATTGGTACAATCGCATTCTTTAGCATATGCTTTTTAAGGATTCGATCAGAAGAAACACCTTTCACCTTTGCTAAGATAACATATCCTTTATTTTCTTCCTCTATGAGATACCTTCTAAGCCATGTTGTATAAAATGCTATATTTCCAAGGGACATAGAGATGACCGGAAGAATCCACGTTGTTATATCATTTGCATGATAAAGCATCTTAATATGAAGTTTTTCCGTCCCAATTGCCTGTATTAACAATATGTAAATAGCAGAAGGCACCGCCTGTAATATAACTAGAAATAGCGTTCCAAGTCGGTCAATCCACTTTCCCTTATGAGAAGCCATCTTCATACTAAGTGGAATGGATATTAGAAGTGCTAAAAATAAGGAGCTTAATCCAAATTTCATTGAAATAGGTATTTTTTGTTTTAAGATATCGGTTACTAAAACATTTGCCATATAGGTTCGCGAATGGCCAAAATCTCCATGAAAGGCACCTTTCACATAATGAAAAAATTGTACTGGTAGAGGATCAAGTAGCCCCATATTCTTTAGCCCTGATTCAATTTGCTCCTTCGATAATTTTTCGTAATTTGGGAAATAGCCCTCAATTGGCATCATCCTAAGAAGAGAGAAGACGATAAAAACTACAAGAAGTAAGGTTAGTATTGAGCGTATAAATCGGCGTAATATATATTTTCCCATGACTTCACTCCTTTTCCTAACCTTCATCAACCATCCTTCTTTTGTTTTTTCTCCTTCTCCCAAACTGCCTTATTAATTTCCACTATTTTGTTATTCAGTATCACTTTATAGTATTTCATCCCTTTGTATCTTGAGGTAGAAACTCCAAAACTTGCATAGGAACTTTCATAAATATTTAACTTTGTCATCTGATAAGATACCGGTGATATACTAAATGGTATCACTAATGCATGTTTAATCAGAAAAGCTTCCGCCTCTGAAAATGCTGTATAACGTTCTTTTATGTCTAGTACACTTTCTTTCGCTTTTGTAAGTAACTCATAATAGGTATCAATGACAGGCTTGATGGATAGTTTTTCTTCCTTTGATGGTAATAGATTCGTTGCCAAGTCATCATCAAAAAACTCTGTAAAGGTCTGCGGGTCTGCATAATCAGCTCCCCAGTTACATTTTAACATCGCATAATCTCCTCTCTCCCTTACTTGAGAAGTAAAGTTCTGAGAAGGTCCAGCCTCTACTATAAATTTCACAAAATCTTTTCCTAGAAGATTTTCCATCTGCTGTGCTATAACAATACATTCATTTGCCCAGTCGGTAGAATTAGCACGATATCGTAATAAAATCTTTACCGGGAAGGTACAACCTACCTCTTTTAGCTCCTGCTTAGCCTTCTCTTTATAGATAACCGCCATATCTTTATTAAAACTATCTCGTTTGGATATATCATAGAGTGCTGGAAACTCTGTGTAATCTTCCTCTTCAAAGCGAATGAAGTTAGGGGGGGTAATTGTATTTAACAAAAGTTCTTCTGGGTGGTTTGGTTCGGCTACTCGAAGTGCTTTCACTCGGTCCATCGCACTCATAATAGCCAAGCGAAAATTCTCATTCTGAACTGCCTTTTTCCAGTTCTGAGGCTCATATCGTTTATCAAATTTCGGATTAAAGTTAAATATGTAAAAGAAGGAGTAATCCGTTTTTTTTCTACCTCTACTTACCAGATCTTTTGTATTTTCCTGATCCATAAATGTATCAAGTAAATCAGAATGTATCGCTGCATAATCAATTTCACCGCGTAATGCAAGTGCGGGTGCCAAGGTTGCTGCCTCTGAGTTATAGGTTTCTTCGATTCTTTTTATATAAACACGATCAGCGTCCCAATTTTCTTCATTTTTTTGATAAATACGTTTTTCTTGAGGCTTAAATACAGATAGTCTGTACGCTCCATTATAATAGAGCGTATCTGGTCCTGTTGCTGCACCAAATTGCTCTTTTAATTCGTCTAATAAAGGACCATAGGCTGGCATAAAGCATCCATACGTTAAGTAAGATAGGAAATAAGGGCAAGGTTGTTCTAGTGTATAGACTAATGTATAGTTTCCAAAGGATTTTACTCCGACTCTTCTAAAGTCTCCTTGTCTATCATAATAATCTTTTGCATTCTTAATTAAACCAAACAAGAGCTTTGCAGTCTCACTCTCATATTCTTTGGTTAAGACATATTGCATCGCACTGACAAAGTCCTTTGCAGTTACTTCTGCTATCTTTTCTCCTTTTTCATTTACCCAGTATTCTCCTTCCCTAAGTTCGAATGTAACTGAAAGTCCATCCTCACTTACCTTCCAACTTGTCGCTAACGAAGGAATTAAATTACCAAAGGAATCATATTCCACAAGAGTATCAATCACATTAGCACCAACTCGTATTTCATGAGAAGATGAGGTAACGAGATAATTTAAGGTAGAAACCTCAGAGGAATACAACAAACGATAGGTCGACTCCTCATTATCTACTATTTTACTTGTCCCGAAGCATCCTGATACAAACAGTAAACTAAAACAAAGTAAAAGAAGAACAATTCTTTTCTCTACTTTCATCCACTGCCTCCAACGCCCCACCTAAATGGTAAGATACAAATCCTGTCTTTTAACTTTATTTCCTACCTACTGAAAATATGAGTTAGTAAACAAGAAAAATACGCCTTGCATACTTTTCTTGATATGAATTAAAAATTATCTTGCTTTATGAAATATAGACAATGAAGTCATACATATTCGGTCTCCGTGTCCATCATCTCATTCAATCAAAATATCAATGATTACATATTTTAATTTTTGTAAACTCTTTTAAAATAAACCATAGCATAAATTATTCCAGAAAAAATAAATGCTATTTCTATAAAAAAAATCCAACCATTCTTTCCGTTAAATTGTACAATTGTGTTTCCTAATAAAATTAGAAGTATAGATGCATATTTAAGATTAGATGTAGATAATTTCGAAATAAATAAACTGTTAATTCCAAGTAGTGTTAAGAATAAAATAATTAAAATAAAAATATTATAAATCATTCATGAAATACCTCCTATTAAATATATATTGAAAGAATATTAGAAACTATATTATATTACTATTATTAATATAATTCTACATAAATGTTAATAGTTAGTGTAATGTGATATTGATATTTTATATAAGTGTTATATAAGAGTTTCAAGATAAACCAGTATGAGCTGTAGTGTGATTAATTGAGATATAGAAAAAAAGAGAAGAATCTCCACGTCCTAGTTAGAAGTTCTTCTCTCATTTTTTATAAATTAGTTATCTCTATTTGTGTTTTATCCATGACAAGTAAATATTAACAAAGCGTACTTTTTTTACTTGCTTGTAATATCATTCACTCATTTATAGTAAGTTCATGATATCTATCGTTGCAATCATATTCAAAAAATATTCCTTAGTCTGATAAGGCTGGGTTTGCATAATCTATAAAGCTAATATTTAAGTCAACATTTCCTTTGATACCAGGAATTGTCCCCGAATCAGAATACTGATACATCTGAAAATCATAAGGGAAAGTTAGGTTATTTCCGTAATAAGCAAACCACAAATCGTACTCCGATAATTGCTCTAAGTCAATCCCCATGACCATCCATTTTGTGTTTGCATAAATCATTGGATGGTAACCTGCCGTTTGAATCTTCTCACAGAAAGTCTTCGTAATATCTGTTCTAAGCTGTCTCGCTAATTTATTCGCTCTTGCATCATAGGTTGTAACATACTCAGTATCAAAAATAACTGGATAAGAAATTTTGTAATCTTTGATTAACTCTAGGATAAATTCCGCTTCCTCATTCGCTTCTTCTAATGTTACTGCTTGTGAAAAGAAATAAACACCTACAGAAACTCCTGCTTTCGTAGCTCCTTCAACATTTTTAACAAAATATGGGTCAATCTCTAAAGTACCTTCATTAAATCCTCGAAAACCTAGACGAAGGATTGCAAATTCTACTCCGGATTCCTTTACCTTTTTCCAGTCGATATCTCCCTGATACTTCGATACATCAATTCCATGAATTGATTTCTTAACCCCTTGCTCCATGTATTCTAACTTACCATTTGACGGAATAAAATTCTCTGGCTGGTAGGATAAACGTGGAATATTATTAGATAATGGCACCAAATATCGCTTATTTTCATGACCCCATAACGCAATTCTATCCTCTAAGATGTCTGTACTTGGAATAATCAAACCACCTTTTTCACTATCCTCTTGATCCGCGGTTACGTAAGCGCTATAGGTTGTCTTACCTAAAGAAATAACTCCATCCTTTAAAATAAGTTTTGCAGATAATTCTCCAAGATACTCCTTCTCAGAAAGTGAGACCACTGTTTCAAAGACAAATCCTTCCTCACCAATCTTTAAATCAAAATTTTTATCAAATTTCAGTAAAAATTCATCATAGTATACCGCATCAATATAAGCTTCTTTAGTTATAGCATAGGTATAGGATGCTGAGCCTAACTTCATCGTCATCCTCATATCTCCGTCTTGATTTGTGACGCTGTGAAGTTCCTCATAATTTAATACAAATAAATCTTTTATCGCTTGCTCCATAGAAAACACTGGATATTCCCATAAAGTATCGACATCCATAATTCTCACTTCCTTCGGGATGCTACTATCTTTCCCGGCATAATTTAGAAATGCGAATTGCTTCATTCCTTCTGATAGAAAAGAGCCATACTTAGGACATAAGCCTTCCAAACCAGAAGTTAGATCGTAATTCCAATTCAGCTCCATCATCTTTGTCCCATTATCGATAAGAATTCGGAGACGATCCTCTATTTCTTCCTCTAAAAATTCGTTACGATAACATATCTTTACCGTTCCATCTGTAAATACCAGATATTCAAGCCCAAATAACCGTTCCGTTGTTACTTTAAATGGTGCGATTTCGTTTTGCAGCTCAGGCGTAATTAATTTTGCTAATTCCTTCACTTGCTTTACTGTTTTTACCGCTGGGGATAACTCACCACCACTATTCCCCTCCTGAAAGATAGAGCCACCAGAAGTTGGTACATTACTTCTCGCATCTAATGTTAAGTGAACTGCAAAAGAAATCCCAATTATAAGTAATATTGCACCCTCTAAAATTGCTAGTTTCTTAAATGAGGTTCTTCTTCGTTTTTTATTCTTTTTTTGCTCCATCGATTCCGTGTAAGGGTTTCTTACCGGTTGATCATTAAGTTTTTTCTTGACCTCATCAAGCTCGGATAAGACAATTTCCAAATAGTCCTTCATATCCTGAAGCTCTCTGTTATCTCTTTCTCCGTTATCCATTGTACTCTCCTATTTATTAACTTTCGCTTTTTATAATAATCGAAAGATTGCTTCGTGAATCTTCGTTGCTATGTATGCGTTATTCATTGTATATAAATGGATTCCATCCACTCCACTTGCTACTAAATGCATAATTTGTTCTACTGCATACGCAATTCCAGCATCTCTTAATGCTTCTTCCTGGTGTTCATAACGTTGT is a window of Lachnoclostridium phytofermentans ISDg DNA encoding:
- a CDS encoding ABC transporter permease gives rise to the protein MGKYILRRFIRSILTLLLVVFIVFSLLRMMPIEGYFPNYEKLSKEQIESGLKNMGLLDPLPVQFFHYVKGAFHGDFGHSRTYMANVLVTDILKQKIPISMKFGLSSLFLALLISIPLSMKMASHKGKWIDRLGTLFLVILQAVPSAIYILLIQAIGTEKLHIKMLYHANDITTWILPVISMSLGNIAFYTTWLRRYLIEEENKGYVILAKVKGVSSDRILKKHMLKNAIVPMIQYLPNSIFNTMIGSIYVESLYSIPGMGGLLVQVIQRQDNTMVQAIVILFAVTGILGVLLGDILLCLIDPRVKLTSRGGA
- a CDS encoding peptide ABC transporter substrate-binding protein yields the protein MKVEKRIVLLLLCFSLLFVSGCFGTSKIVDNEESTYRLLYSSEVSTLNYLVTSSSHEIRVGANVIDTLVEYDSFGNLIPSLATSWKVSEDGLSVTFELREGEYWVNEKGEKIAEVTAKDFVSAMQYVLTKEYESETAKLLFGLIKNAKDYYDRQGDFRRVGVKSFGNYTLVYTLEQPCPYFLSYLTYGCFMPAYGPLLDELKEQFGAATGPDTLYYNGAYRLSVFKPQEKRIYQKNEENWDADRVYIKRIEETYNSEAATLAPALALRGEIDYAAIHSDLLDTFMDQENTKDLVSRGRKKTDYSFFYIFNFNPKFDKRYEPQNWKKAVQNENFRLAIMSAMDRVKALRVAEPNHPEELLLNTITPPNFIRFEEEDYTEFPALYDISKRDSFNKDMAVIYKEKAKQELKEVGCTFPVKILLRYRANSTDWANECIVIAQQMENLLGKDFVKFIVEAGPSQNFTSQVRERGDYAMLKCNWGADYADPQTFTEFFDDDLATNLLPSKEEKLSIKPVIDTYYELLTKAKESVLDIKERYTAFSEAEAFLIKHALVIPFSISPVSYQMTKLNIYESSYASFGVSTSRYKGMKYYKVILNNKIVEINKAVWEKEKKQKKDG
- a CDS encoding glycoside hydrolase family 25 protein, producing the protein MDNGERDNRELQDMKDYLEIVLSELDEVKKKLNDQPVRNPYTESMEQKKNKKRRRTSFKKLAILEGAILLIIGISFAVHLTLDARSNVPTSGGSIFQEGNSGGELSPAVKTVKQVKELAKLITPELQNEIAPFKVTTERLFGLEYLVFTDGTVKICYRNEFLEEEIEDRLRILIDNGTKMMELNWNYDLTSGLEGLCPKYGSFLSEGMKQFAFLNYAGKDSSIPKEVRIMDVDTLWEYPVFSMEQAIKDLFVLNYEELHSVTNQDGDMRMTMKLGSASYTYAITKEAYIDAVYYDEFLLKFDKNFDLKIGEEGFVFETVVSLSEKEYLGELSAKLILKDGVISLGKTTYSAYVTADQEDSEKGGLIIPSTDILEDRIALWGHENKRYLVPLSNNIPRLSYQPENFIPSNGKLEYMEQGVKKSIHGIDVSKYQGDIDWKKVKESGVEFAILRLGFRGFNEGTLEIDPYFVKNVEGATKAGVSVGVYFFSQAVTLEEANEEAEFILELIKDYKISYPVIFDTEYVTTYDARANKLARQLRTDITKTFCEKIQTAGYHPMIYANTKWMVMGIDLEQLSEYDLWFAYYGNNLTFPYDFQMYQYSDSGTIPGIKGNVDLNISFIDYANPALSD
- a CDS encoding ABC transporter permease, producing the protein MTWREQKTKEWANASELDSFRFANRIIEENKIRDIEEDSYWKTTWKTFAKNRFAMFFLFVLLLLIVFITIQPYLPKQKDPNLIYNSRKTGQQIRNQAPNKDFWFGTNSIGQDLWSRTWAGTRTSLFLGITVSFLEAFIGTIVGLLWGYVRKLDAFFTEIYNLLDNIPSTIVLILISYILRPGIPTLILALCATGWIQMARFIRNQMLLIRDKEFNIASRMLGTSTSRILRKNCMPYLISVILMRVSLSIPSVIGSEVFITYLGLGLPLNIPSLGNLIQAGRAKLMMPGLRYQLLFPTLIVSIITVSFYLIGNAFADAADPKNHR